From one Brachypodium distachyon strain Bd21 chromosome 4, Brachypodium_distachyon_v3.0, whole genome shotgun sequence genomic stretch:
- the LOC100846149 gene encoding macrophage migration inhibitory factor homolog produces MPQLSISTNVPVDAIVAADILKDCSRALAKIIGKPESYVMVSINGCVPTSFAGSEEPAAYGEIMSIGGLGPGVNGKLSAALAEILETKLSISRSRFYVKFDDVQGYNLGFNGSTF; encoded by the exons ATGCCGCAGCTGAGCATTAGCACGAACGTGCCGGTGGACGCCATTGTCGCCGCCGACATCCTCAAGGACTGCTCCAGGGCGCTCGCCAAGATCATCGGCAAGCCAGAATCC TACGTCATGGTTTCGATAAACGGGTGCGTGCCGACGTCGTTCGCTGGGAGCGAGGAGCCCGCGGCTTACGGCGAGATCATGTCCATCGGCGGGCTCGGCCCCGGCGTGAACGGGAAGCTCAGCGCCGCACTCGCCGAGATCCTGGAGACCAAGCTCTCGATCAGCCGCAGCAGATTCTACGTCAAATTCGATGACGTGCAG GGATACAATTTGGGCTTCAACGGATCGACGTTCTGA
- the LOC104585060 gene encoding disease resistance protein RGA2-like, with protein MDFINQVVVPAALSEILGRVFSFLADKFPLPAAAAAGGGGARDVHHRRQLERLLGSIGSVVEEAEGRHITNHQLLCSLKALTEAMYRGRFALEAADLDDAIKNNADGDDRRSSSSAPLHRAKRSRVASFVFRAGDDGGAGLTSASARRLADANQELESLTRDCMRGFILLVQGYPRNVHRAVATTLYMDRRVFGRHVEKERVGKTTLVKHACADERVRGHFARVEWFETPDVVKEGGLPGQTVWESDGPEYLAGVRRIISRPRPGMTKPLLLVFEDAWPMDESAWRELAGASTGAGEGRMKLLFTCRDADAARVLGTVEPVVLSKPTPEEYWYYFKAFAFRGTDPREHPRAAAVGREICEHMDRTYLEARVLGGVLGANLDARFWRRVLAATVRCDRRPLHVGVLVKLLPINGRLLQSYGYCRSPPELTVRDVLGGSVAGSLDGFTVHLCRETLYMDHWYSITFNSV; from the exons ATGGACTTCATCAATCAAGTCGTTGTTCCGGCAGCGCTGTCCGAGATTCTTGGGCGCGTGTTCTCCTTCCTGGCAGACAAGTTCCCtctgcctgctgctgccgctgccggcggcggcggcgccagggACGTGCACCATCGGCGGCAGCTGGAACGGCTGCTGGGCAGCATCGGCAGCGTcgtcgaggaggccgagggGCGGCACATCACCAACCACCAGCTGCTCTGCAGCCTCAAGGCGCTCACCGAGGCCATGTACCGCGGCCGCTTCGCCCTCGAGGCGGCCGACCTCGACGACGCCATCAAGAACAACGCCGACGGTGACGACCGGCGCTCGTCGTCATCCGCGCCGCTCCACAGAGCGAAGCGCTCCCGCGTCGCGAGCTTCGTCTTCCGCGctggcgacgacggcggcgccgggttaacgtcggcgtcggcgcggagGCTGGCGGACGCGAACCAGGAGCTGGAGAGCTTGACGCGGGACTGCATGAGGGGGTTCATCCTGCTCGTGCAGGGCTACCCGCGGAACGTGCACCGCGCGGTGGCGACGACGCTGTACATGGACCGGCGCGTGTTCGGGCGGCACGTCGAGAAGGAGCGC GTCGGCAAGACGACGCTCGTGAAGCACGCCTGCGCCGACGAGCGCGTGCGCGGCCACTTCGCGCGCGTCGAGTGGTTCGAGACGCCGGACGTGGTGAAGGAGGGCGGTCTGCCGGGGCAGACCGTGTGGGAGAGCGACGGGCCGGAGTACCTGGCCGGCGTGCGCCGCATCATCAGCAGGCCCCGGCCTGGGATGACGAAGCCGCTGCTCCTCGTGTTCGAGGACGCTTGGCCCATGGACGAGTCGGCCTGGCGCGAGCTCGCAGGCGCGTCCACCGGAGCCGGAGAGGGCAGGATGAAGCTTCTCTTCACGTgccgcgacgccgacgccgcccgGGTACTCGGTACGGTGGAGCCGGTGGTGCTGAGCAAGCCGACGCCGGAGGAGTACTGGTACTACTTCAAGGCGTTCGCGTTCCGGGGCACGGACCCCCGGGAGCAcccgcgggcggcggcggtgggccgCGAGATCTGCGAGCACATGGACCGGACCTACCTCGAGGCGAGGGTGCTCGGCGGGGTTCTCGGCGCCAACCTCGACGCCCGGTTCTGGCGCCGCGTGCTCGCGGCCACCGTGCGGTGCGACCGGCGGCCGCTGCACGTCGGCGTCCTGGTCAAGCTCCTGCCCATCAACGGCAGGCTCCTTCAGTCGTACGGCTACTGCCGGAGCCCGCCGGAGCTCACCGTGCGGGACGTGCTCGGCGGGAGCGTTGCGGGATCCTTGGATGGCTTCACCGTCCATCTTTGCAGGGAGACGCTGTACATGGATCACTGGTACAGCATCACTTTCAACAGCGTATGA